In Fervidobacterium nodosum Rt17-B1, one genomic interval encodes:
- a CDS encoding lactate utilization protein, whose translation MRSELYNWKYNSLAQKIKPVLERKGFEVYVVNSTDELLSTVSSIIPEKSMVTSGGSLSVSESSVLELLKSGKYNFLDRTSAKTPEEKREIELAAFRSDYYVCSTNAITEDGKLIFLDGNGNRVAAVIYGPKNVLLISSLNKVVKDIEEARERLRYISPMNSKRLNLKTPCTINGLCQDCLSSNRICNYFVVVESSLRQPKRIKIILTTFELGL comes from the coding sequence ATGAGAAGTGAACTTTACAATTGGAAATATAACTCACTTGCTCAAAAAATCAAACCTGTTCTTGAAAGAAAAGGCTTTGAAGTATATGTGGTAAATTCCACAGACGAGCTTTTATCAACTGTGAGCTCAATCATACCAGAAAAGTCTATGGTTACAAGTGGTGGTTCATTGAGCGTTAGTGAAAGCAGTGTTTTAGAACTACTCAAAAGTGGAAAATATAACTTTTTAGATAGGACAAGCGCAAAAACACCTGAAGAAAAAAGAGAAATAGAATTAGCAGCTTTTCGTTCAGATTATTACGTTTGCAGTACAAACGCTATAACTGAGGATGGGAAGCTAATATTTCTTGATGGTAACGGTAATCGTGTAGCAGCAGTCATTTATGGTCCCAAAAATGTTTTATTGATTTCCAGTTTAAACAAAGTTGTAAAAGATATTGAAGAAGCACGTGAAAGATTAAGGTATATCTCTCCTATGAATTCGAAAAGATTAAATTTAAAAACCCCCTGTACCATCAACGGCCTTTGTCAAGATTGTTTGTCAAGCAACAGAATTTGTAATTATTTTGTTGTTGTGGAATCATCCTTGAGGCAACCAAAAAGAATAAAGATTATATTGACAACCTTTGAACTAGGTTTGTAA
- the lysA gene encoding diaminopimelate decarboxylase, protein MPSTLLEKELIEAIAKTYGTPVYVYSREEILKRISTVKDVFSSVNLFPTFACKANNNPRIIEMFKDNGFGADIVSIGEYHACKLADVDDKKIVWNGNGKTRKEIEILSKKVGYVNIDSEEEYEIWSEIDSSAEFFLRVNPDVDAKTHPHISTGLKKSKFGIQTDEIDRILSKKRLNISGFHVHIGSQITDVEPFEEAISKVVDLSKKYGFSKINIGGGWGIKYKDKELDILEYKERIVPYLKDFKMVILELGRYMIAPAGLLVLKVEYVKKTRHKTFVVLDGGMNVLMRPAMYNAYHEVNVLDPESSEKYIIDVVGPLCESGDIIAFERNLEIPKVGSYVIVRDVGAYGYSMSNNYNSMPRPAEVIVYEENGKYDFRLIRRREEIEEMFKTIV, encoded by the coding sequence GTGCCAAGTACTTTATTGGAAAAAGAATTAATTGAGGCTATAGCAAAAACTTATGGTACACCAGTTTATGTTTATTCACGTGAAGAGATTTTGAAAAGAATAAGTACCGTTAAGGATGTTTTCAGCAGCGTAAATCTTTTCCCAACATTTGCATGCAAAGCAAATAATAATCCAAGGATTATAGAAATGTTTAAAGACAATGGTTTTGGTGCAGATATAGTATCCATCGGTGAGTATCATGCTTGTAAGTTAGCAGATGTAGATGACAAAAAAATTGTTTGGAATGGAAATGGTAAAACTAGAAAAGAAATAGAAATACTTTCAAAAAAAGTAGGGTATGTAAATATAGATTCTGAAGAAGAATACGAAATTTGGTCAGAAATAGATAGCAGTGCGGAGTTTTTTCTGCGTGTAAATCCTGACGTCGATGCAAAGACACATCCGCATATATCGACAGGTTTGAAAAAAAGCAAATTTGGTATACAAACTGATGAAATTGATAGAATACTATCAAAGAAGAGACTGAACATTTCTGGATTCCATGTTCATATAGGTTCTCAGATAACTGATGTTGAACCTTTTGAAGAAGCTATTTCCAAAGTTGTTGATTTGTCTAAAAAATACGGATTTTCAAAAATTAACATAGGTGGTGGTTGGGGAATAAAATACAAAGATAAGGAATTGGACATTTTAGAGTATAAAGAGAGAATTGTGCCTTATTTAAAAGATTTCAAAATGGTGATTCTCGAGCTTGGGAGATATATGATTGCTCCAGCCGGGTTACTTGTTTTAAAAGTGGAATATGTGAAAAAAACTCGGCACAAAACCTTTGTAGTTTTAGACGGAGGAATGAATGTACTTATGAGACCTGCAATGTACAATGCTTATCATGAAGTAAATGTATTAGATCCAGAAAGCAGTGAAAAATATATCATTGATGTAGTCGGTCCACTTTGTGAATCAGGAGATATTATCGCTTTCGAAAGGAATTTGGAAATACCGAAAGTTGGAAGTTACGTAATTGTTCGAGACGTAGGTGCTTATGGTTATTCCATGTCAAACAATTACAACTCTATGCCAAGACCTGCAGAAGTGATTGTGTACGAGGAAAACGGAAAATACGACTTCAGATTAATAAGAAGAAGAGAAGAAATTGAAGAAATGTTTAAAACAATAGTTTGA
- a CDS encoding YbjQ family protein, whose translation MIVVTTDFVPGYEIVETLGIVTGSIVNSKHLGKDIAAAFKTLAGGEIKSYTELLVESRNIALKRMIDEAEKLGADAVIGLRFGSSSVMQSAAEILAYGTAVKLRKLSE comes from the coding sequence ATGATAGTTGTAACGACTGATTTTGTTCCAGGATATGAAATCGTTGAAACGTTAGGAATTGTTACAGGTAGTATAGTTAATTCAAAGCACCTGGGTAAAGATATAGCAGCTGCATTTAAGACTTTGGCAGGTGGTGAGATAAAAAGTTATACGGAATTGTTAGTTGAGAGTAGAAACATCGCATTGAAACGCATGATAGATGAAGCTGAAAAACTCGGCGCTGATGCAGTTATCGGCCTAAGGTTTGGTTCATCGTCTGTAATGCAAAGTGCTGCAGAGATTCTTGCATACGGGACGGCGGTAAAATTGAGAAAGTTATCCGAATAA
- a CDS encoding ABC transporter permease subunit, producing MRKEFNDLRVRFFGVLVVVFILFFLVAPLQKFTLSMLEGYTGNPQLEKFLPGSMLNKLKEWNFYVNSQWYGKNFGQMIPIIGIIMAFPLFAREFENRTIEFLLVRKSRKEIFLNKVLTGFIALSVILIIAGLLPLVYSFLLRKDYIYETGLKFAFQSYFAGLLWYGIGIFFSVLFNDQVKPLLAGLGTLAITTVAGLLKPLKFLNTFSYALGTNIFQKNFIDFKYTIGAIIFTIVSFIFAYIIFNKKEA from the coding sequence ATGAGAAAGGAATTTAACGATTTGAGAGTCCGTTTTTTTGGAGTTTTAGTTGTTGTGTTCATACTCTTCTTTTTAGTTGCTCCTTTACAAAAATTCACACTCTCAATGTTGGAAGGTTACACAGGAAATCCTCAACTAGAAAAGTTTCTTCCTGGTAGTATGTTAAATAAACTTAAAGAATGGAATTTTTACGTTAATTCACAATGGTATGGTAAAAATTTTGGTCAAATGATTCCAATAATTGGTATTATCATGGCATTCCCACTCTTTGCAAGGGAATTTGAAAATAGAACAATAGAATTTTTACTTGTTAGAAAATCGAGAAAAGAAATCTTTTTGAATAAAGTGCTTACTGGTTTTATTGCGCTGAGTGTTATCTTAATAATCGCTGGCCTACTGCCATTGGTTTATTCATTTTTGCTTAGAAAGGATTATATTTACGAAACAGGGTTAAAATTTGCATTTCAATCATATTTTGCGGGTTTGCTTTGGTATGGCATCGGTATATTTTTCTCAGTTCTATTCAATGATCAAGTAAAACCACTCCTTGCGGGTTTGGGGACACTTGCCATCACTACTGTGGCAGGTCTACTGAAACCATTGAAGTTTTTAAATACATTTTCATATGCACTTGGTACAAACATTTTCCAAAAAAATTTCATAGATTTTAAATACACAATTGGTGCTATAATATTCACAATAGTATCTTTCATCTTTGCCTATATTATTTTCAATAAAAAAGAGGCATAA
- a CDS encoding ABC transporter ATP-binding protein produces the protein MVLEVRGLKKYYKEIRAVDSISFSIEKSEIFALLGPNGAGKTTTIKCILGLRFKDSGEIIKNGKIAYLPEGKELYQSYTVKKMVEFTADLTEDFDKSKCYGLIEKFDLPLSEKVSELSNGQTTQLYLALVLSQKADLYILDEPTWGLDPIVRNQILDAIRNIPMDGGSVLYTSHILSEVEKVADKVAIMNKGKIIEIGYLDDIKEKYCAIKVEKGKKVEGYKYKSTKSEDIYIVTKDYAKENKFEYELVTFDVLFEAFIVGSNTNGNNRGDIR, from the coding sequence TTGGTTTTAGAAGTTAGAGGTTTGAAAAAGTACTACAAAGAGATTAGAGCCGTTGATAGCATATCTTTTAGTATCGAAAAAAGCGAGATTTTTGCTTTACTTGGTCCGAATGGCGCAGGTAAGACAACAACTATTAAATGTATATTAGGACTTAGGTTTAAAGATTCAGGTGAGATAATCAAAAATGGTAAAATAGCTTATCTGCCAGAAGGAAAAGAACTTTATCAAAGCTATACTGTGAAGAAAATGGTGGAATTTACCGCAGATTTAACAGAGGATTTTGATAAAAGTAAGTGTTATGGTTTAATAGAAAAATTTGATTTGCCACTTTCAGAAAAGGTGTCAGAATTATCTAACGGTCAGACTACTCAGCTATATCTTGCTTTAGTGTTATCACAGAAGGCAGATTTATATATATTAGACGAACCAACTTGGGGATTAGATCCCATCGTGAGAAATCAAATACTTGATGCTATAAGAAACATTCCGATGGATGGTGGGTCTGTACTTTACACAAGTCATATACTCAGCGAAGTTGAAAAAGTTGCAGATAAAGTTGCCATAATGAATAAAGGAAAGATTATCGAGATCGGATATCTCGATGATATTAAAGAAAAATACTGCGCAATAAAGGTTGAAAAGGGAAAGAAAGTGGAAGGTTATAAATATAAGTCTACTAAATCGGAAGATATATACATAGTCACAAAAGATTATGCTAAGGAAAATAAATTTGAATATGAACTTGTGACCTTCGATGTCTTATTTGAAGCTTTTATAGTTGGAAGCAATACTAATGGTAATAACAGAGGTGATATAAGATGA
- a CDS encoding GntR family transcriptional regulator: MWFSVDFHSHVPVYIQIKENIKGMILKGKLKVGDYIPSIRALAKDLGVNVNTVARAYRELEQEGIIHAERGEGYVVKKSVEDEIKIETLEELRRIVKKLKSMGIQKEHIQSILDNEFSNGSN; the protein is encoded by the coding sequence ATGTGGTTTAGTGTAGATTTTCATTCACATGTGCCGGTGTACATACAGATAAAAGAAAATATAAAAGGCATGATTTTAAAAGGTAAATTAAAAGTAGGTGATTATATACCATCGATAAGAGCTTTAGCAAAAGATTTGGGTGTGAACGTAAATACAGTCGCAAGAGCTTACAGGGAACTTGAGCAGGAAGGGATAATTCATGCAGAACGTGGAGAAGGGTATGTGGTAAAAAAATCAGTTGAAGATGAAATAAAGATAGAAACTTTAGAAGAACTCAGAAGGATAGTAAAAAAATTAAAGTCAATGGGTATCCAAAAAGAACATATTCAATCAATACTAGACAATGAATTTTCAAATGGAAGTAATTAA
- a CDS encoding ABC transporter permease, with translation MILKIAFRNFAKHWKIGLLAILGTFVATMLLIGGLSLNDSVNIYLKQKITKNFGKIDLVIKDKSDTIFLPKAINSDKVEIALKQFGEVTDFVPVKLAQITAKIGSKYVDMYAIAVSEKFQKYIEKSVEKITISSDTAQAFNLKIGDEIEIISSKGTYKVRIEAFGKDELNFRGETGSSNGTIFLPESLFEEYGIYPLKEPNAYFVTLDLPVEEHEKFAEKLKEVEGSIRTNAVKYRLATSPLNKIIGYLFIGFSGFSILSSFLFIASFFGILAEERKISLGVLRAIGYSRAQMFWILFLEGLAYLILSEIVGAIAGVGFGRYLLYKVNSFQRTDELFAFVQDKIPFNIKFLSVIFGIFIAAIVPMIILTCKSIEFSNISPSILYGGRNIEGKKRSKAFNALAILVVILFLFVLYRTSLNYFLLGILSLIPIIINFIGEINRKNIVTFVYGLAILISIVPLLSSGTAKDFLIRSGFVLIGSIYSIFGLLPYLKLLFEKFKSIHIVLAISYIEKYKKRNFIIFVVYSITLILILVSAIVPTSISKYIESKKEEGAFGYNFIIIENPIKSFFGSYKYLNDEEFKKKFEKLVPIQLVEVSKLGEKRKYSFIISSQEIFEKLVLPSEKLMKDLSKINPKEIPDKSIYISKNFADVDKGTSLTLTIKGILPGISRKLTESFVVQGVYDPTEALLPMDGIIIWKDKKIFGSISGYVGVIKDKNKALEAQEFVTRKFDAAVYLTAEIEKMYTAIDNLVTLSLQLFYLGFFAGFAGLAIITFRNVYARKKDIGMLRAIGTDGNTIFKMFIFEGLIVVFVATIVAVISSIFVINDLIKFVSPLLPSFKIVIPYGKVLLTLLSVFGLTTVFVSIPADLSRKIPPSEAIRVFD, from the coding sequence ATGATACTAAAAATAGCTTTTAGAAATTTCGCAAAACATTGGAAAATAGGACTACTTGCGATATTAGGAACGTTTGTGGCCACCATGCTCCTCATTGGTGGCCTTTCTTTAAATGATTCAGTTAATATTTATTTAAAACAAAAAATTACAAAAAACTTTGGGAAGATAGATTTAGTCATTAAAGATAAATCTGATACTATATTTCTTCCAAAAGCTATAAACTCTGATAAAGTTGAAATAGCGTTAAAACAATTTGGTGAAGTCACAGATTTTGTGCCTGTGAAATTAGCTCAAATTACAGCGAAAATTGGTTCGAAGTACGTTGATATGTACGCTATAGCTGTATCTGAAAAATTCCAAAAGTACATTGAGAAAAGCGTGGAGAAAATTACAATAAGTTCAGATACCGCTCAAGCATTTAACTTGAAAATAGGTGATGAAATAGAAATAATATCCTCAAAAGGAACTTACAAAGTTAGAATAGAGGCATTTGGAAAAGATGAACTGAACTTCCGAGGGGAAACCGGTTCGTCAAACGGAACTATATTCTTGCCTGAATCACTCTTTGAAGAATACGGTATATATCCTTTAAAAGAACCAAATGCATACTTTGTTACTCTCGACCTACCTGTTGAGGAGCACGAAAAGTTTGCTGAAAAGTTGAAAGAAGTAGAGGGGTCAATTAGAACAAATGCTGTAAAGTACAGACTAGCGACATCACCGTTGAATAAGATAATAGGATATTTATTCATAGGATTTTCCGGTTTTTCTATTCTATCGAGCTTTTTGTTTATAGCTTCCTTTTTTGGAATTCTCGCCGAAGAACGTAAAATATCGCTTGGAGTATTAAGGGCAATTGGGTACTCAAGAGCTCAGATGTTTTGGATATTGTTCCTTGAGGGGCTTGCATATTTGATTTTATCAGAAATAGTTGGTGCAATTGCTGGTGTTGGATTTGGTAGATATCTTCTTTACAAAGTAAATTCCTTCCAAAGAACGGATGAACTCTTTGCATTTGTTCAGGATAAAATACCATTCAATATTAAGTTCTTAAGTGTAATATTTGGTATTTTTATAGCTGCAATTGTACCTATGATAATACTCACATGCAAAAGCATAGAATTCTCTAATATATCTCCTTCTATCCTCTACGGTGGTAGAAACATTGAAGGGAAAAAGAGAAGCAAAGCTTTCAATGCTTTAGCTATATTGGTTGTAATCCTATTTTTGTTTGTACTATACAGAACTTCTCTGAATTACTTTTTGTTAGGAATACTTTCGTTGATACCAATTATCATTAACTTTATTGGTGAGATCAACAGAAAAAATATAGTAACATTTGTTTATGGATTAGCTATATTGATTTCTATAGTTCCACTCCTTTCATCTGGTACAGCCAAAGATTTTTTGATTCGTTCGGGTTTTGTTCTTATTGGTAGCATCTACTCAATATTTGGATTACTACCTTACCTTAAACTCCTATTTGAGAAATTTAAGAGTATCCACATTGTACTTGCTATATCTTATATTGAAAAATACAAAAAGAGAAATTTTATAATCTTTGTTGTTTACTCAATAACGCTTATTTTAATATTAGTGAGTGCGATTGTACCAACAAGCATTTCAAAGTATATAGAATCAAAAAAAGAAGAAGGGGCATTTGGTTACAACTTTATAATAATCGAAAATCCTATTAAAAGTTTCTTTGGGTCTTATAAATATCTAAACGATGAAGAATTTAAAAAGAAGTTTGAGAAACTAGTACCCATTCAACTTGTTGAAGTAAGCAAGTTAGGAGAAAAAAGAAAATATTCTTTCATAATATCAAGTCAAGAAATATTTGAAAAACTCGTCTTACCTTCTGAAAAACTAATGAAAGATTTGTCTAAAATCAATCCAAAAGAAATTCCAGATAAGTCTATATATATATCTAAAAATTTCGCTGATGTTGATAAAGGTACATCTTTAACACTCACAATTAAAGGTATTCTTCCCGGAATTTCTCGAAAATTAACTGAAAGTTTCGTTGTTCAAGGAGTTTACGATCCAACCGAAGCGTTGTTACCAATGGATGGTATTATAATCTGGAAGGACAAAAAAATATTTGGATCGATTAGCGGTTATGTTGGAGTTATTAAAGACAAAAATAAGGCTTTGGAAGCTCAGGAATTTGTAACAAGAAAATTTGATGCAGCAGTTTATTTAACTGCAGAGATAGAAAAGATGTATACAGCTATAGATAATCTCGTAACATTGTCACTTCAGCTTTTTTACCTTGGATTTTTCGCGGGCTTTGCAGGCCTTGCGATAATAACTTTCAGAAATGTTTACGCAAGAAAGAAAGACATAGGAATGCTCAGAGCCATTGGAACAGATGGAAATACAATATTCAAAATGTTCATTTTTGAAGGATTAATCGTTGTTTTTGTAGCCACTATAGTTGCTGTGATTTCAAGCATCTTTGTAATAAACGACCTTATTAAGTTTGTAAGTCCTTTATTACCATCTTTCAAAATTGTAATTCCTTACGGTAAGGTACTTCTTACACTTTTAAGTGTGTTTGGGCTAACGACTGTATTTGTTTCTATACCAGCAGATTTATCAAGGAAAATACCACCTTCAGAAGCAATAAGAGTTTTTGATTGA